The Rhea pennata isolate bPtePen1 chromosome Z, bPtePen1.pri, whole genome shotgun sequence genome includes a region encoding these proteins:
- the S1PR3 gene encoding sphingosine 1-phosphate receptor 3 has product MAAITVPPAALGGPQGGEEMDSLIALHYNYTGKLILREKATDKVDLPTIAFLILCSFIVLENLMVLIAIWKNNKFHNRMYFFIGNLALCDLLAGIVYKVNILMSGKKTLSLSSTIWFIREGSMFVALGASTFSLLAIAIERHLTMIKMRPYDANKKYRVFLLIGTCWLISVSLGALPILGWNCINNLTDCSTILPLYSKKYVVFCISIFIAILVAIVILYARIYILVKSSSRNVTNHNNSERSMALLRTVVIVVGVFIACWSPLFILFLIDVACRVKECSVLYKANWFIALAVINSAMNPIIYTLASKEMRRAFFRLVCGCLVKSKVARSLPIQPTPDHSRSKSSSSNTQKPKDDFPHMNVPSCIIEKNESSFQNGNFCK; this is encoded by the coding sequence ATGGCAGCCATCACTGTGCCACCTGCCGCTCTCGGTGGCCCCCAAGGAGGCGAGGAGATGGACTCCTTGATCGCGCTGCATTACAATTACACAGGAAAGCTTATTCTAAGAGAAAAGGCAACTGATAAGGTAGACCTGCCAACTATTGCATTTCTCATCTTGTGTAGCTTTATAGTCCTGGAAAACTTGATGGTGTTGATTgccatttggaaaaataataaatttcacAACCGTATGTACTTTTTTATTGGCAATCTAGCTCTCTGTGATCTTTTAGCTGGGATTGTTTACAAAGTAAACATACTTATGTCTGGGAAGAAAACTCTGAGCTTGTCCTCCACAATCTGGTTCATTAGGGAAGGCAGCATGTTTGTCGCCCTAGGAGCTTCCACTTTCAGCTTATTAGCAATAGCTATTGAGAGGCATTTGACTATGATTAAAATGAGGCCTTACGATGCGAATAAGAAATACCGAGTGTTCCTGCTCATTGGAACGTGCTGGCTGATTTCAGTCTCCTTGGGTGCCTTACCCATCCTCGGCTGGAACTGTATAAACAACTTAACGGATTGCTCGACAATTTTGCCTCTTTACTCCAAGAAGTATGTTGTGTTCTGCATAAGTATCTTCATAGCCATTTTGGTAGCTATCGTTATCCTTTATGCACGTATCTACATCCTCGTGAAGTCCAGCAGCCGCAACGTCACTAACCACAATAACTCCGAGCGCTCCATGGCTCTCCTTCGGACAGTTGTGATCGTCGTTGGCGTCTTCATTGCCTGTTGGTCACCGCTCTTCATTCTGTTCCTCATCGATGTGGCCTGCAGGGTCAAGGAGTGCTCTGTCTTGTACAAAGCCAACTGGTTTATTGCTTTGGCCGTCATCAATTCTGCAATGAATCCCATCATCTACACTTTGGCCAGTAAGGAAATGCGGCGGGCTTTCTTCCGTCTTGTTTGTGGCTGCCTGGTGAAATCCAAAGTGGCAAGATCCTTGCCTATTCAGCCCACGCCAGATCACAGTCGAAGTAaatccagcagcagcaatacCCAGAAGCCAAAGGATGATTTCCCACATATGAATGTTCCCTCATGTATCATTGAGAAAAATgaatcttcatttcaaaatggaaacttctgtaaataa